One window of Natrinema sp. SYSU A 869 genomic DNA carries:
- a CDS encoding enoyl-CoA hydratase-related protein, with protein sequence MPSTVDYTVDSDRAAALVTLDRPDSLNTLNDCLIEELCDAIARAEADDEVRVIVLRGAGDEAFSAGYDITPAEEDGEETDPVPSVDDLLDEFDAATDHVHAVWECDTPVIAAVDGYCLAAGSDLAMACDLVIATEESEFGYPGLRMAGVPPTLVYPFVMNLHEAKELLLSGKIVDAQRASELGMVNRVVPRDRLMATVFAEVEEIRKMPGNNVRILKQVLNGAAEMQGAKPMFKFSELFDALGHHTEYGKEYYRIAATEGFDAALEYMNERNKGTRPPE encoded by the coding sequence ATGCCATCGACCGTCGACTATACCGTCGATTCGGATCGAGCGGCCGCGCTCGTCACACTCGACCGTCCCGACTCGCTGAATACGCTGAACGACTGCCTGATCGAGGAGCTGTGCGACGCGATCGCTCGAGCAGAGGCCGACGACGAGGTGAGAGTGATCGTCCTTCGCGGCGCGGGTGACGAGGCGTTTTCGGCCGGCTACGACATCACCCCAGCGGAGGAAGATGGGGAGGAGACAGACCCCGTTCCGTCGGTCGACGACCTCCTCGACGAATTCGACGCCGCGACCGATCACGTTCACGCCGTCTGGGAGTGTGACACGCCGGTGATCGCCGCCGTCGACGGCTACTGTCTCGCCGCCGGCAGCGACCTGGCGATGGCGTGTGATCTCGTGATCGCGACCGAGGAGTCGGAGTTCGGCTATCCGGGATTGCGGATGGCCGGCGTCCCGCCGACGCTCGTCTATCCGTTCGTCATGAACCTCCACGAGGCGAAGGAACTGCTCCTCTCGGGCAAGATCGTCGACGCGCAGCGAGCGTCGGAGTTAGGAATGGTCAATCGCGTCGTTCCGCGGGACCGACTCATGGCGACGGTCTTCGCGGAGGTCGAGGAGATCCGGAAGATGCCGGGCAACAACGTTCGCATCCTCAAACAGGTGCTCAACGGCGCCGCGGAGATGCAGGGCGCGAAACCGATGTTCAAGTTCAGCGAACTGTTCGACGCGCTCGGCCACCACACGGAGTACGGCAAGGAGTACTACCGCATCGCGGCGACCGAGGGGTTCGACGCGGCGCTCGAGTACATGAACGAGCGGAACAAGGGAACGAGGCCGCCCGAGTGA
- a CDS encoding long-chain-fatty-acid--CoA ligase codes for MGYLPTLPETLSRTTRKYPDREAIVYPRKDLRLTYAEFDDRVDRFANALRERGVERGDRVSLLLHNSAEFAIALFGLLRAGAVFNPVNYRLAPSEVGYILDDSESTVLVFEEATRDTVESGRDEFGTVEEYVYVDDDVERTPDYAAGFHDLLERADASTPPVSVDSTDQYAIMYTSGTTGRPKGVVHSHRDATYHNMLYAGQMGLNFTDVGISAMPLYHNAELNCGLLTRINLGAKSVILHDFDARRALEIVDEERATHLFVASRIWGQLLEESNELASFDGSSLELGVYGAAPMPPSLLEECIETFTEDYATAYGMTEMGPCATFILPFEVREHLESVGRAAPNHEVRIVEPTENEDPNDPVTPTDTVVTGETGEIILQGPPMMDEYWNLPEKTADAIRDGWFFTGDAGYRNEDGYLFLVDRIDDMIISGGENIYPTEVENVLYQHDGVAEVAVIGEEDDQWGERVVAHVVPDGDLTADDLDDFCRASDDLAEFKRPRRYEFRDALPKNPSGKIQKYKLRNED; via the coding sequence ATGGGTTACCTTCCCACGCTACCGGAGACGCTGTCGCGGACGACGCGGAAGTATCCCGATCGGGAGGCGATCGTCTACCCTCGAAAGGACCTCCGCCTGACCTACGCCGAATTCGACGACCGAGTGGATCGGTTCGCGAACGCGCTCCGAGAGCGCGGCGTCGAACGCGGCGACCGCGTCTCGCTGTTGCTCCACAACTCCGCGGAGTTCGCTATCGCACTGTTCGGTCTCCTGCGGGCCGGTGCCGTCTTCAATCCCGTCAACTATCGCCTCGCTCCCAGTGAGGTCGGCTACATCCTCGATGACTCCGAGTCGACGGTCCTTGTCTTCGAGGAGGCGACGCGAGACACGGTCGAGAGCGGCCGCGACGAGTTCGGAACGGTCGAGGAGTACGTGTACGTCGACGACGACGTCGAACGCACGCCCGACTACGCCGCCGGGTTCCACGACCTGCTCGAGCGCGCCGACGCGTCGACGCCGCCGGTCTCGGTCGATTCGACGGACCAGTACGCGATCATGTACACGAGCGGGACGACCGGCCGACCGAAGGGGGTCGTCCACTCCCATCGAGACGCGACGTACCACAACATGCTCTACGCCGGCCAGATGGGGCTGAACTTCACGGACGTCGGAATCTCAGCGATGCCGCTGTACCACAACGCCGAACTCAACTGCGGACTGCTCACGCGGATCAACCTCGGCGCGAAGTCTGTGATCCTCCACGACTTCGACGCGCGACGCGCTCTCGAAATCGTGGACGAAGAGCGTGCGACCCACCTCTTCGTCGCCTCGCGGATCTGGGGGCAACTGCTCGAGGAGTCGAACGAGCTGGCATCGTTCGACGGTTCGTCGCTCGAGCTCGGCGTCTACGGTGCCGCCCCGATGCCGCCGTCGCTGCTCGAGGAGTGTATCGAGACGTTCACCGAGGACTACGCCACGGCCTACGGGATGACGGAAATGGGGCCGTGCGCGACGTTCATCCTCCCCTTCGAGGTTCGGGAGCACCTCGAGAGCGTCGGTCGGGCGGCGCCGAACCACGAGGTCCGGATCGTCGAGCCGACCGAGAACGAGGACCCGAACGATCCCGTCACGCCGACGGACACCGTCGTGACCGGGGAGACCGGCGAGATCATCCTGCAGGGGCCGCCGATGATGGACGAGTACTGGAACCTGCCGGAGAAGACGGCGGACGCGATCCGCGACGGCTGGTTCTTCACGGGCGACGCGGGCTATCGCAACGAGGACGGCTACCTCTTCTTGGTCGACAGGATCGACGACATGATCATCAGCGGCGGGGAGAACATCTACCCGACCGAAGTCGAGAACGTCCTCTACCAGCACGACGGCGTCGCCGAGGTCGCTGTGATCGGCGAGGAAGACGACCAGTGGGGCGAACGCGTCGTCGCGCACGTCGTTCCGGACGGCGACCTGACCGCGGACGACCTCGACGACTTCTGCCGAGCGAGCGACGACCTCGCCGAGTTCAAGCGGCCGCGACGGTACGAGTTCCGCGACGCCCTCCCAAAGAATCCGAGCGGCAAGATCCAGAAGTACAAGCTCCGCAACGAGGACTGA
- a CDS encoding enoyl-CoA hydratase-related protein, translating to MQEYENLAVTLDGDVLRIAIDRPDALNAVNAPLHTELAEVFDDAYDADARVVVLTGNGDAFSAGGDVNWMKESVEEPESSSRPPARARRSSRASSTSRSR from the coding sequence ATGCAGGAGTACGAGAACCTAGCAGTGACGCTCGACGGCGACGTCCTCCGAATCGCGATCGACCGACCGGACGCGCTCAACGCGGTGAACGCCCCGCTCCACACCGAACTCGCCGAGGTGTTCGACGACGCCTACGACGCCGACGCGAGGGTGGTCGTCCTCACCGGGAACGGCGACGCGTTCTCCGCCGGCGGCGACGTGAACTGGATGAAAGAGAGCGTCGAGGAGCCCGAAAGTTCCTCGAGACCGCCCGCGAGGGCGAGGAGATCATCGAGAGCATCGTCAACCTCGAGAAGCCGGTGA
- a CDS encoding enoyl-CoA hydratase/isomerase family protein codes for MESIVNLEKPVIAKVNGDATGLGATLALFCDIVMLSEDARIGDPHVNVALVAGDGGAVIWPLLTSLNKAKELLMTGELLSAEEAKELGLVNHVVPADELDNATDEMVEKLATGPQTAIRYTKRP; via the coding sequence ATCGAGAGCATCGTCAACCTCGAGAAGCCGGTGATCGCGAAGGTGAACGGCGACGCGACGGGACTGGGGGCGACGCTCGCGCTCTTCTGTGACATCGTCATGCTGAGCGAGGACGCGCGGATCGGGGACCCGCACGTGAACGTCGCGCTCGTCGCCGGGGACGGCGGGGCGGTCATCTGGCCGCTCCTGACGAGTCTGAACAAGGCGAAGGAGCTGCTGATGACGGGCGAGCTGCTCTCCGCCGAGGAGGCCAAAGAGCTCGGACTCGTCAATCACGTCGTCCCCGCCGACGAACTGGACAACGCCACCGACGAGATGGTCGAGAAGCTGGCGACGGGGCCCCAGACTGCGATCAGATACACGAAAAGACCCTGA
- a CDS encoding acyl-CoA dehydrogenase family protein, translating into MTTALTAEHEAIRDAVREFAETEIEPVAREYDEPGVVQFPREIFREAADLDFLAPHYPEEYGGAGMDFLASVIVHEEFNRADPGIGTAVLTGKFGTEMLLEYGDDWQKDEFVRPVLEGEAVCGTSISEPDAGSDVAGMRTTAEKDGDEWVLDGSKTWASNSPVAEFMIVMAKTTPDAGHDGISAFIVPTETDGFEVGNDIEKMGLRASPTAEIDITDARIPEDHLVGEEDRGFAQLMEFFNENRILVAANALGAAAGAFRHAFEYAHEREAFGQPIGDFQGLQWKLADMITGIETARSTTYRAAAELMAGNDPRRLASIAKYYTSEVCEDVCSEAVQIHGGYGYTREFPVEKFYRDSRVQKIVEGTSEIQKNIIYDSL; encoded by the coding sequence ATGACGACAGCACTGACAGCGGAACATGAGGCGATTCGCGACGCGGTTCGCGAATTCGCGGAGACGGAGATCGAACCGGTCGCCAGAGAGTACGACGAGCCCGGCGTGGTACAGTTCCCGCGGGAGATCTTTCGGGAGGCCGCCGATCTGGACTTCCTGGCCCCGCACTATCCCGAGGAGTACGGCGGTGCGGGGATGGACTTTCTCGCATCGGTCATCGTTCACGAGGAATTCAATCGCGCTGATCCCGGGATCGGCACCGCCGTCCTGACCGGCAAGTTCGGCACCGAAATGCTCCTCGAGTACGGCGACGACTGGCAGAAAGACGAGTTCGTTCGACCGGTTCTCGAGGGCGAGGCCGTCTGTGGCACCTCGATCAGCGAACCGGACGCGGGGAGCGACGTCGCCGGGATGCGGACGACCGCCGAGAAGGACGGCGACGAATGGGTCCTCGACGGGAGCAAGACCTGGGCGAGCAACAGTCCAGTCGCGGAGTTCATGATCGTCATGGCGAAGACGACTCCCGACGCGGGTCACGACGGGATCAGCGCCTTCATCGTCCCGACCGAGACGGACGGGTTCGAGGTCGGCAACGATATCGAGAAGATGGGGCTTCGGGCGAGCCCGACCGCCGAGATCGACATCACAGACGCGCGGATTCCCGAGGACCACCTCGTCGGCGAGGAGGACCGCGGCTTCGCGCAGTTGATGGAGTTCTTCAACGAGAATCGGATCCTCGTGGCGGCGAACGCGCTCGGTGCCGCCGCCGGGGCGTTCCGCCACGCGTTCGAGTACGCCCACGAGCGCGAGGCCTTCGGGCAGCCGATCGGTGACTTTCAGGGCCTCCAGTGGAAGCTCGCGGACATGATAACCGGGATCGAAACCGCCCGTTCGACCACCTACCGGGCGGCGGCCGAACTGATGGCCGGGAACGATCCGCGGCGACTCGCCTCCATCGCCAAGTACTACACGAGCGAAGTCTGCGAAGACGTCTGCTCCGAGGCCGTCCAGATTCACGGCGGCTACGGCTACACGCGGGAGTTCCCGGTCGAGAAGTTCTATCGGGACTCTCGAGTACAGAAGATCGTCGAGGGGACGAGCGAGATCCAGAAGAACATCATCTACGATAGCCTCTAG
- a CDS encoding ABC transporter substrate-binding protein, with the protein MSKESNEQTRYGRGISDRTDRRTVLQTIGAGAAVTSIAGCLGGGGSGDTIKIGHIMAVETDNGLGSERSAQLAVDQLNENGGILDQDVELVTADSAGQPSEAHSAVTEMVSRENIQMLVGTIVSEVALSLVDIASENDLPFMITGAASPRIFAENHAQNYDQYKSIFRPGPVNSIKQAEYLAEYGQYLSEEHGWDTMAVVSEDAAWTQDITDITAGLLEDSGIDVSVNERVALDTNDWTPILDQVESSGAQAMIGALSHIPITGMTASWSRNEYPFSVDGVMIAAQSPQFWSDTDGTAEYLSTATAAADGFADITPKTSEVMDAYQAEYDSRPTTPTFVGFITHDAITLYAEAVERAGTANHQEDIDAIVEELQATDFQGSFGQIQFQGEGDEYPNDVYPGESAGDEYAPFTVTQWQTAEEGDGIGGTDGTKRCVWPESYQNGDHQPPSWM; encoded by the coding sequence ATGAGCAAGGAGTCCAATGAGCAGACTCGCTACGGCAGAGGCATCTCCGATCGAACGGATCGCCGAACCGTTCTGCAGACGATCGGAGCGGGGGCAGCGGTCACGTCGATCGCGGGGTGTCTCGGCGGCGGTGGTAGCGGGGATACGATAAAGATCGGGCACATTATGGCCGTCGAAACGGACAACGGTCTCGGCTCGGAGCGGTCGGCACAGTTAGCCGTCGATCAGTTAAACGAGAACGGTGGCATCCTCGACCAGGACGTCGAGCTCGTGACGGCCGACTCCGCCGGGCAGCCCTCCGAGGCGCACTCGGCAGTGACGGAGATGGTCAGTCGGGAGAACATCCAGATGCTGGTCGGGACCATCGTGAGCGAAGTCGCGCTGTCGCTGGTGGACATCGCGTCCGAGAACGACCTACCCTTCATGATTACCGGGGCGGCGTCGCCGCGTATCTTCGCCGAAAACCACGCACAGAACTACGATCAGTACAAGAGCATCTTCCGGCCCGGACCGGTCAATTCGATCAAACAGGCCGAATATCTCGCGGAGTACGGCCAGTACCTCAGCGAGGAGCACGGGTGGGACACGATGGCCGTTGTCTCCGAGGACGCCGCCTGGACGCAGGACATCACAGACATCACCGCGGGACTCCTCGAGGATAGCGGAATAGACGTTTCAGTCAACGAGCGGGTTGCGCTGGACACGAACGACTGGACGCCGATCCTCGATCAGGTCGAAAGCTCCGGCGCACAGGCCATGATCGGAGCGCTCTCGCACATTCCGATCACCGGCATGACCGCGTCCTGGTCGCGAAACGAGTACCCGTTCTCCGTCGACGGCGTTATGATCGCCGCGCAGTCGCCGCAGTTCTGGTCCGACACCGACGGTACCGCGGAGTATCTGTCCACGGCGACGGCCGCCGCGGACGGGTTCGCGGACATCACGCCGAAGACGAGCGAAGTCATGGACGCGTACCAGGCCGAGTACGACTCGCGGCCGACGACACCGACGTTCGTCGGGTTCATCACGCACGACGCGATCACTCTCTACGCGGAGGCCGTCGAGCGCGCGGGCACCGCGAACCACCAGGAGGACATCGACGCGATCGTCGAAGAACTGCAGGCAACCGACTTCCAGGGATCGTTCGGACAGATTCAGTTCCAGGGTGAGGGCGACGAGTACCCGAACGACGTGTATCCGGGCGAAAGCGCGGGTGACGAGTACGCACCGTTTACTGTCACCCAGTGGCAAACGGCGGAAGAAGGCGACGGAATCGGCGGGACGGACGGTACGAAACGCTGCGTCTGGCCCGAGAGCTACCAGAACGGCGACCACCAGCCGCCGTCCTGGATGTAA
- a CDS encoding branched-chain amino acid ABC transporter permease, producing the protein MLSDILTIVIVGAMISAIYALIAIGFTMIFGVGGILNLTHGALLMLSAYTYLVAQPYVGRLGGVIAGVLVAALASYGVYMGLVRYIEEHVVITFMATIMAALAIQEAITMGFSQQARVLEPMVPGSIAVAGTRMQYDQLLAFVVSWVLIGLLWYYVTNTKNGRAILATSMSERGAIFTGVDLPQVRRQTWLIAGAFAGVGGLFIGRLQQTSPEMWLEPLTLAFIIVIIGGVGSIKGSIIAAYLIGYIETLTVELIGAPYRVVIALLIIIAVIMYRPEGLYGREYLE; encoded by the coding sequence ATGCTCTCAGATATACTCACGATCGTGATTGTCGGGGCGATGATCAGCGCGATCTACGCCCTGATCGCGATCGGATTCACGATGATCTTCGGTGTCGGTGGGATACTCAATCTCACTCATGGGGCGTTGCTCATGCTCAGCGCCTACACGTACCTCGTGGCACAGCCGTACGTCGGCCGGCTCGGAGGCGTAATCGCCGGCGTTCTCGTCGCCGCGCTCGCGTCGTACGGCGTCTACATGGGCCTTGTCAGATACATCGAAGAACACGTAGTCATCACGTTTATGGCGACGATCATGGCCGCGCTCGCCATCCAGGAGGCGATCACGATGGGGTTCTCACAGCAGGCGCGCGTTCTCGAGCCCATGGTACCGGGCTCCATCGCGGTCGCCGGCACCCGAATGCAGTACGACCAGCTCCTGGCGTTCGTCGTCTCCTGGGTGTTGATCGGCCTGCTGTGGTACTACGTCACGAACACGAAGAACGGACGAGCGATCCTCGCGACGTCGATGAGCGAACGGGGCGCGATATTCACCGGCGTCGATCTCCCGCAAGTCCGGCGACAGACATGGCTCATCGCGGGCGCGTTCGCCGGCGTCGGCGGGCTCTTCATCGGGCGTTTGCAACAGACAAGCCCCGAGATGTGGCTCGAGCCGCTCACGCTCGCGTTCATCATCGTCATCATCGGCGGTGTCGGCTCGATCAAGGGATCGATCATCGCGGCGTACCTGATCGGCTACATCGAGACGCTCACGGTCGAACTCATCGGCGCGCCGTACCGCGTCGTGATAGCGCTACTGATAATCATCGCAGTGATCATGTACCGGCCGGAAGGCCTCTACGGGAGGGAGTACCTTGAGTAA
- a CDS encoding branched-chain amino acid ABC transporter permease, which yields MSNEYDRSGEPVLQRFTREFLGEPNQYQIAAVGVALLALFTLPFWAAQYLYVFALASIWAIFAMGWDIISGHTNYISFGHSALSGGAAYMTGILVHNVNPDMAMYITFPLSILAAVAIGLLFAVPTLRLEGPYFSLITLLGVLVLTQLVYIYGEYTGGELGITAVSTLTYDLTTLYYYTLLPMLLIGSVLVVVSQSNVGRILRAIGENEAAIESSGIDTTKFKLWSFLLSAVTMGIGGAMLAHFYGNVTPSTVLVIDRSLEMVAIAVIGGMGTIAGPIGGAFVFIFLRDEVLTVFGSTGRWLALWLIVLFFLVFLRDGIFPFIWSRIGSIGGDRDE from the coding sequence TTGAGTAACGAATACGATCGCTCCGGCGAGCCAGTACTGCAGCGGTTCACGAGGGAGTTCCTCGGCGAACCGAACCAATACCAGATCGCGGCAGTCGGGGTCGCGCTCCTCGCGCTCTTCACCCTGCCGTTCTGGGCCGCCCAGTACCTGTACGTGTTCGCGTTAGCGAGCATCTGGGCCATCTTCGCCATGGGCTGGGACATCATCAGCGGCCACACCAACTACATCAGTTTCGGGCACTCCGCACTGTCCGGCGGCGCCGCCTACATGACCGGGATTCTCGTCCACAACGTCAACCCCGATATGGCGATGTACATCACGTTCCCGCTGTCGATCCTGGCGGCGGTCGCCATCGGGCTCCTGTTCGCAGTCCCGACCCTGCGACTCGAGGGACCGTACTTCTCGCTGATCACGCTGCTCGGCGTGTTGGTTCTGACCCAACTCGTCTACATTTACGGGGAGTACACCGGCGGCGAGCTGGGGATTACCGCGGTGTCGACGCTCACGTACGATCTCACGACCCTGTACTACTACACGCTGCTCCCGATGCTGCTCATCGGTTCCGTACTGGTCGTGGTGAGTCAATCGAACGTCGGGCGGATCCTACGCGCGATCGGCGAAAACGAGGCCGCGATCGAGTCCTCGGGGATCGACACGACGAAGTTCAAACTGTGGTCGTTCCTGCTGAGTGCGGTCACGATGGGGATCGGCGGCGCGATGCTCGCTCACTTCTACGGGAACGTCACACCCTCGACGGTCCTCGTGATCGACCGCAGCCTTGAGATGGTCGCGATCGCGGTCATCGGTGGCATGGGAACGATCGCCGGGCCGATCGGCGGCGCATTCGTCTTCATCTTCCTCCGCGACGAGGTGCTGACGGTGTTCGGATCGACCGGTCGGTGGCTCGCACTGTGGCTCATCGTGCTGTTCTTCCTCGTGTTCCTCCGGGACGGGATCTTCCCGTTTATCTGGTCTCGAATCGGTTCCATTGGAGGTGATCGCGATGAGTAA
- a CDS encoding ABC transporter ATP-binding protein, whose amino-acid sequence MSNDTVFQIDDLRKEFGGLVAVDDLSFDLRDDEILGLIGPNGSGKSTVFNCIMGIYGVTGGSVQFRGTDITDMDTHEIVNRGIARVSQESNPIPSSTVGENIELFTYPNDIFSLTGGASQAEVLDIARRFGLDGKLDTLPGSLPHADVRRLEIAKALATGPEMLLLDEPFAGMNQAEIRELSEQIRDIHAEGRPIIIVDHNMKGLMPIVNRVVVINSGQKIAEGSPEEIANDETVQKAYLAGAEVGN is encoded by the coding sequence ATGAGTAACGATACCGTGTTCCAGATCGATGACTTGCGAAAGGAGTTCGGCGGTCTCGTCGCCGTCGACGACCTGTCATTCGACCTCCGGGACGACGAGATCCTGGGGCTGATCGGTCCGAACGGGTCCGGGAAGAGTACCGTCTTCAACTGCATTATGGGAATCTACGGCGTGACGGGCGGCTCCGTCCAGTTCAGGGGCACCGACATCACGGATATGGATACCCACGAGATCGTTAACCGCGGGATCGCACGCGTTTCCCAGGAATCGAACCCGATTCCGTCCTCGACGGTCGGCGAAAACATCGAGCTGTTCACGTATCCGAACGATATCTTCTCGCTCACCGGCGGTGCGAGTCAAGCGGAGGTCCTCGACATCGCCCGGCGGTTCGGCCTCGACGGGAAGTTGGATACGCTCCCCGGATCGCTCCCCCACGCCGACGTCCGGCGGCTCGAAATCGCCAAGGCGTTGGCGACCGGGCCCGAAATGCTCCTCCTCGACGAACCGTTCGCGGGGATGAACCAGGCGGAGATTCGCGAACTGTCAGAACAGATTCGCGATATCCATGCGGAAGGGCGACCGATTATCATCGTCGACCACAATATGAAAGGACTCATGCCGATCGTCAACCGCGTCGTCGTCATCAACAGCGGACAGAAGATCGCCGAGGGATCACCCGAGGAGATCGCGAACGACGAGACGGTACAGAAAGCGTACCTCGCCGGTGCGGAGGTGGGCAACTGA
- a CDS encoding ABC transporter ATP-binding protein: protein MADPVLEIEGLDVTYGKTQALDDVSLHVEEGETVGVIGPNGAGKTTLFDTLSGITEYEGSIKLFGEELSDLSKREIVDQGLVHCSEEHDLFPFFSVHENLLMGAYPRDDQEAAQETINWVYELFPRLDERREQDAETLSGGEQQMLAIGRALVSDPKLLILDEPTLGLAPVIINDLDETFEQLKREGITILIAEQNTTFAMRHAERLYLLETGEITLEGPAAELQEDEYVRDAYIGVT, encoded by the coding sequence ATGGCCGACCCCGTCCTCGAGATCGAGGGACTGGACGTGACCTACGGCAAGACGCAGGCGCTCGACGACGTCTCCCTACACGTCGAGGAAGGCGAAACGGTCGGCGTCATCGGTCCGAACGGCGCCGGGAAGACGACGCTGTTCGACACCCTCTCCGGGATCACGGAGTACGAGGGCAGCATCAAGCTGTTCGGCGAGGAGCTGTCCGACCTCTCCAAGCGCGAAATCGTCGATCAAGGGCTCGTCCACTGCAGCGAAGAGCACGACCTCTTCCCGTTTTTCTCCGTCCACGAGAACCTCCTGATGGGAGCCTATCCCCGAGACGATCAGGAGGCCGCCCAAGAGACGATCAACTGGGTCTACGAGCTGTTCCCGCGACTGGACGAGCGCCGCGAGCAGGACGCGGAGACGCTGAGCGGCGGCGAACAGCAGATGCTCGCCATCGGCCGCGCGCTGGTCAGCGATCCGAAGCTCCTCATCTTAGACGAGCCGACGCTCGGGCTCGCGCCGGTCATCATCAACGACCTCGACGAGACCTTCGAGCAACTCAAGCGGGAGGGCATCACGATCCTGATCGCCGAACAGAACACCACCTTCGCGATGCGCCACGCCGAGCGGCTCTATCTGCTCGAGACCGGAGAGATCACGCTCGAGGGACCCGCCGCGGAACTACAGGAGGACGAGTACGTGCGGGACGCCTACATCGGCGTTACGTGA
- a CDS encoding zinc-binding dehydrogenase: MDAVYLHGPGDLRVDDVDQRAVSADAVAVDIEYTGICGSDLHEYEVGPIPIRAEATEHSIPESDWDEYLPKPMGHEIAGTVSDVGETVDDVRVGDRVTLNMVTACHDCRYCAAGKYHLCERGDGGVVASRGFADRIVVPSSMAVPVLDEVSLRHAALAEPLGVSLRGVRRSGLEPTDRVAVFGAGPIGLGVVASAAAAGAREIYVSEPRAARRAAAESLGADVVIDPTAVDAVEEIQRETDRVDVSFECAGTAATLTDALRSTAYGETVVVLSVFEEEVPIHPNDIMQAERELVGSFGFQGGPLVSRSEFATALDLIADGRIDPELMITETVLLDGVESAFEGLRDPESDQIKVLVEP; encoded by the coding sequence ATGGATGCCGTCTACCTGCATGGGCCCGGAGACCTCCGTGTCGACGACGTCGATCAGCGCGCCGTCTCGGCGGACGCGGTCGCGGTCGATATCGAGTACACGGGGATCTGTGGCTCCGATCTGCACGAGTACGAGGTCGGACCCATTCCGATCCGAGCCGAAGCGACCGAGCACTCGATTCCGGAGTCGGACTGGGACGAGTACCTGCCGAAGCCGATGGGTCACGAGATCGCCGGCACCGTTTCGGACGTCGGTGAGACCGTCGATGACGTTCGCGTCGGCGATCGCGTCACGCTGAACATGGTCACGGCCTGCCACGATTGTCGCTACTGTGCAGCCGGGAAGTACCACCTCTGTGAGCGAGGCGACGGCGGCGTCGTCGCCAGTCGCGGCTTCGCGGATCGAATCGTCGTCCCGTCCTCGATGGCTGTCCCCGTCTTAGACGAGGTGTCGCTGCGCCACGCCGCGCTCGCGGAACCCCTCGGCGTCTCGCTTCGGGGCGTCCGGCGATCGGGCCTCGAGCCCACCGATCGCGTCGCGGTGTTCGGCGCCGGGCCGATCGGCCTCGGCGTCGTCGCAAGTGCCGCTGCGGCCGGTGCCCGCGAGATCTACGTCAGCGAGCCCCGAGCGGCGCGTCGAGCGGCCGCAGAGTCGCTCGGTGCCGACGTCGTCATCGATCCGACCGCCGTCGACGCCGTCGAGGAGATTCAGCGGGAGACCGACCGAGTCGACGTCTCATTCGAGTGCGCCGGAACGGCCGCGACGCTGACGGACGCGCTCCGGAGTACCGCGTACGGGGAAACGGTCGTCGTGCTCAGCGTGTTCGAGGAGGAGGTCCCGATTCATCCGAACGATATTATGCAAGCGGAACGGGAACTCGTCGGGTCCTTCGGCTTCCAGGGCGGGCCGCTTGTCTCGCGGTCGGAATTCGCGACCGCACTGGATCTGATCGCCGACGGCCGCATCGACCCCGAGCTGATGATCACCGAGACGGTGCTGCTGGACGGCGTGGAATCTGCGTTCGAGGGGCTTCGCGATCCCGAGAGCGATCAGATCAAAGTACTCGTCGAGCCTTAA